A DNA window from Nerophis lumbriciformis linkage group LG03, RoL_Nlum_v2.1, whole genome shotgun sequence contains the following coding sequences:
- the rdh5 gene encoding retinol dehydrogenase 5 isoform X1, translating to MGPPGHRTSTSDPGGNMEFVYDLLGDNAWLYILGTLTVIWVAVWLYRDSLEIEDLADKYVFVTGCDSGFGNLLCRKLDRKGFRVLAGCLTEKGADELKRMTGPYLKTVLLDVTSEDSIQKAVEWTKEEVGDNGLWGIVNNAGRSLPMGPTEWMKVEDFHSTLKVNMNGTIAMTMTFLPLVKKGRGRVVNVASVLGRVAANGGGYCISKFAVESFSDCLRRDINYFGVKVCIIEPGFFKTAVTSLDPIERELYRLWDQLSPEVQASYGDKYLDKYIKIQRFIMNAICDADLTKVTTCMEHALTAVYPRTRYSAGWDAKLLWIPLSYMPSCVVDIGLKLVLPRPSKSV from the exons ATGGG TCCTCCAGGTCACCGCACGTCTACTTCAGACCCTGGAGGCAACATGGAGTTTGTTTATGATCTTTTAGG GGACAATGCTTGGCTGTACATCCTTGGCACCCTCACAGTGATATGGGTGGCAGTGTGGCTGTACAGAGACAGCCTGGAGATCGAAGACTTGGCCGACAAATACGTCTTTGTGACCGGCTGCGACTCGGGCTTTGGTAACCTGCTGTGTAGGAAACTGGACCGAAAAGGTTTCCGCGTGCTGGCCGGTTGCCTCACGGAGAAGGGAGCTGACGAACTGAAAAGGATGACGGGACCGTACTTGAAGACAGTCCTGCTGGACGTGACCAGTGAGGACAGCATCCAGAAAGCCGTGGAGTGGACCAAGGAAGAGGTTGGCGATAATG GACTCTGGGGTATCGTGAACAACGCTGGCCGCTCATTACCCATGGGCCCCACCGAGTGGATGAAAGTGGAGGACTTCCACAGCACGCTCAAGGTCAACATGAACGGCACCATCGCCATGACGATGACCTTCCTGCCCCTGGTCAAGAAGGGCCGCGGGCGCGTGGTGAACGTGGCGTCGGTGCTGGGCAGGGTGGCGGCCAATGGCGGCGGTTACTGCATCTCCAAGTTTGCTGTGGAGTCTTTCTCCGACTGCCTCAG GAGAGACATCAACTACTTTGGAGTGAAAGTGTGCATCATCGAACCGGGCTTTTTCAAGACCGCCGTGACCAGCCTGGATCCCATCGAGAGAGAACTGTATCGCTTGTGGGACCAGCTCAGTCCGGAAGTGCAAGCCAGCTATGGAGACAAGTACCTTGATAAGT ACATCAAGATCCAGCGGTTCATCATGAACGCCATCTGCGACGCCGACCTCACCAAGGTGACCACCTGCATGGAGCACGCCCTGACCGCCGTGTACCCGCGCACACGCTACAGCGCCGGCTGGGACGCCAAGCTGCTCTGGATCCCGCTCTCGTACATGCCGTCCTGCGTGGTCGACATCGGGCTCAAGCTGGTTCTGCCCCGTCCGTCCAAAAGTGTGTGA
- the rdh5 gene encoding retinol dehydrogenase 5 isoform X2: MEFVYDLLGDNAWLYILGTLTVIWVAVWLYRDSLEIEDLADKYVFVTGCDSGFGNLLCRKLDRKGFRVLAGCLTEKGADELKRMTGPYLKTVLLDVTSEDSIQKAVEWTKEEVGDNGLWGIVNNAGRSLPMGPTEWMKVEDFHSTLKVNMNGTIAMTMTFLPLVKKGRGRVVNVASVLGRVAANGGGYCISKFAVESFSDCLRRDINYFGVKVCIIEPGFFKTAVTSLDPIERELYRLWDQLSPEVQASYGDKYLDKYIKIQRFIMNAICDADLTKVTTCMEHALTAVYPRTRYSAGWDAKLLWIPLSYMPSCVVDIGLKLVLPRPSKSV; the protein is encoded by the exons ATGGAGTTTGTTTATGATCTTTTAGG GGACAATGCTTGGCTGTACATCCTTGGCACCCTCACAGTGATATGGGTGGCAGTGTGGCTGTACAGAGACAGCCTGGAGATCGAAGACTTGGCCGACAAATACGTCTTTGTGACCGGCTGCGACTCGGGCTTTGGTAACCTGCTGTGTAGGAAACTGGACCGAAAAGGTTTCCGCGTGCTGGCCGGTTGCCTCACGGAGAAGGGAGCTGACGAACTGAAAAGGATGACGGGACCGTACTTGAAGACAGTCCTGCTGGACGTGACCAGTGAGGACAGCATCCAGAAAGCCGTGGAGTGGACCAAGGAAGAGGTTGGCGATAATG GACTCTGGGGTATCGTGAACAACGCTGGCCGCTCATTACCCATGGGCCCCACCGAGTGGATGAAAGTGGAGGACTTCCACAGCACGCTCAAGGTCAACATGAACGGCACCATCGCCATGACGATGACCTTCCTGCCCCTGGTCAAGAAGGGCCGCGGGCGCGTGGTGAACGTGGCGTCGGTGCTGGGCAGGGTGGCGGCCAATGGCGGCGGTTACTGCATCTCCAAGTTTGCTGTGGAGTCTTTCTCCGACTGCCTCAG GAGAGACATCAACTACTTTGGAGTGAAAGTGTGCATCATCGAACCGGGCTTTTTCAAGACCGCCGTGACCAGCCTGGATCCCATCGAGAGAGAACTGTATCGCTTGTGGGACCAGCTCAGTCCGGAAGTGCAAGCCAGCTATGGAGACAAGTACCTTGATAAGT ACATCAAGATCCAGCGGTTCATCATGAACGCCATCTGCGACGCCGACCTCACCAAGGTGACCACCTGCATGGAGCACGCCCTGACCGCCGTGTACCCGCGCACACGCTACAGCGCCGGCTGGGACGCCAAGCTGCTCTGGATCCCGCTCTCGTACATGCCGTCCTGCGTGGTCGACATCGGGCTCAAGCTGGTTCTGCCCCGTCCGTCCAAAAGTGTGTGA